The following nucleotide sequence is from Pseudarthrobacter psychrotolerans.
TGACGACGGAACCGATGCTCCGCCCGGCGCTCGAGACGGGCATGCGGTTGACCACCAGCAGGGCGTCCTGTGTCAGCGCCACCTGGTCGGTGCCGGGGATCTTGCCGGTGAGCAGGTCCCGAAGCCGCCCTTCGGGAATCAGTTCGGCGACGGGTTTTCCCAGCGCCACCCCCTCGATCTGGAGCAGCCGCCGGGCCTCCCCGTTGATCACCGTGACCCTCCCGTCGTCGTCAAGGCCGACGACGGCCTCCCGGATCCCGTGCAGCAGCGCCTCACGCTCTTGCAACAGGGAGGCGATCTCGGCCGGTTCCAGGTTGAAGGTGACACGCTTGATCCGGCGGGCGAGCAACAGCGAAACGCCGACGCCCAGGGCCAGGACCAGCGCCGAGAACCCGGTTATCAGCCAGATGTTCTGGACCTCGTTCTCGAACACCTGGGTCTCCTCGATGCCCACCGACACCTGGCCTATCACCGAGCCGTCCGCCCCGAAGATCGGGGCCTTGGCGTTGGCCGACCTGCCCAGGCTGCCCTGGTTGAAGCCCACGTGGGTTTGGCCGTCCAGTGCGGCGACGGGTTCCTCCAGCTTGTGCCCGATCAGTGCCGGGTCCGGGTGGGAGAACCGGATGCCGTTGCGGTCGGTAACCACGACGTAGGCGGACTGCGCGGCGCCCGTGATCTCCCGGGCGAGCCCGTCGATGATGTGTGTGGGATCCTCTGCCGCCAGGGCGGAGCGGATTTCCGGCATCTGCGCGGTGGTCGTCGCGATGCCGAGGGCACGCAGCTGGTACTGCCGCTCCAGCGTTTGGTTGCTGATCAGCGTGAATAGAAGCCCGCCCAGGACGACGGTGAGCAGCAGCAGCGAGAGCGAACCCAGGAGGATCTGGGTGGTCAGGGTCAAGGAAAGACCGCCGGCCCCCAGGCGCGGTGCCACTGACGCGCGGCTCACCGGGATCCGCACCCCGCCCGGGCATTTACCCTTCTGCAGAAAACGCACAAAACGTGCACTTTTGCTGTTAAGGCGCACATCTTACTGAAGACTTCTGGCACGAACAATCACTTTCTAAGCTTTACATAGTTTCCGTGATCCACATCACGCAAGGAAGCGACTCCCAAGGAAGGGATCCGAGTGACGACGGTGTCAGAACGAGAAAAAAGCAGCCCGCAGGCCGGCGGTCCGGCCCCGGGCTGCTGCAAGCCACCCCCGACTCCGGAGGGCCGGCATCGAGCGGGCCTTCCGTTGGCAACGTGCGGCAACTTCACCACCAAAACCGTAGTTTCACGATGCCATTGAACCGGAAGAAACACCGGATCGTCTCGATTCCCTGACGCACCTGCGCGGCGCGTCCGGTAGCGAGTGCTCACATGAACCGAAAGACAGAGAGGTCTTAGCACATGGATGCTAACCATCACCACCGCCCGCCCGCGGCCCCCGAGAGAGCCGAGGACGCGGCAGGTATCGACATCGTCGGGTTGACCAAGCGTTACCTCACGCCCAAGGGCGAGATATTCACTGCCATCCGTGACGTGAACCTTAAAGTTGAACCCGGCCAGTTCTGCGCGATCGTCGGACCGACGGGCTGCGGCAAGTCCACGACGCTGGCTCAGGTCTCGGGCCTGGAGCAGCCAAGCGCGGGCTCGGTGAGCGTCCACGATCAGATCGTGGACGGCATCACGAAGGGCGTCAGCTACATGTTCCAAGCGGACGCGCTCTTCCCTTGGAAGACCGTCCTGGGCAACGTGCTGATCGGCCCGGTCCTGCTCGGCACGCCCAAGCGCGAAGCCACCGTGCTGGCCATGGACTGGCTGCGCCGGGTTGGCCTGGCCGGCTTCGAGGACCGCTATCCGCACCAGTTGTCCGGCGGCATGCGCAAGCGCGTCGCCATGGCCGCGGCGCTGATCAATAACCCGCGGATCCTGTTGATGGATGAGCCCTTCGGCGCCCTTGACGTTCAGACCAAGGCGATCATGCAGAACGAACTGCTGCAGCTCTGGGAAGAACTGCGCCCCTCGGTCCTGTTCATCACCCACGACCTCGACGAGGCGGTGGCCCTGGCCGACAAGGTGGTCATCATGACCAGCAGCCCCGGCACGATCAAGGATGTCTTTGACATCGATCTTCCCAGACCGCGCGGTGATGTGCAGCAGATCCGCCACGAGGGGCGCTTCCTGGAACTGCAGGGCCGGATCTGGGAATCCCTGAAAGATGAGGTCACCCGGGCCTACAAGCAAACGGCAGGTGCAGCAGCATGACAACGACAACCCACCGCGGCGCACTCACACGCGAGGAGCCGACAGAGCAACAGGACTCCGCCCGGCGCGCCATGAGACGGCGCACGATGTGGATCTGGATCGGGCGGATCGTCGTGGCGGTGATCGTGATCGGGGGATGGCAGTGGTTCACGGCCGTCGGCTGGGTCGACAAGTTCTTCTTCGGCCAGCCGTCCGGAATCTGGACCAGCCTGGTCCAACTCTTCACTGAGGGCACGGCATTTGGCACCATCTGGGAGAACCTCTGGATTACGGTGCAGGAGGCCTTCATGGGCTTCCTGCTCGGCACATTCGTCGGGGTCGTGCTCGGAATCCTCCTGGGCTCGAACAAGTACCTCTCAGCCGTCGTCGGCCCGTACATCCGGATCGTGAATTCAATCCCCAGGATCGTGCTCGGATCGATCTTCATCGTGGCGTTCGGGCTCGGAACCTTCCCGAAGGTGCTCCTCGCGGCGGTGCTGGTCTTCTTCGTCGTCTTCTTCAACGCCTTCCAGGGCGTCCGTGAGGTGGACCAGAACCTGGTCGGGAACGTGCGCGTGCTGGGTGCATCGCCGTTTCAGGTCGCGGTCCACGTGACCATCCCGTCGGCGATGACGTGGATCATCGCGAGCCTGCACAGCGCGTTCGGCTTCGCGATCATCGGCGCGCTCGTCGCCGAAGTGCTCGGCGCCCAGCACGGAATCGGGCTGATCATCAGTCAGGCGCAGGGGACCTTCAATCCCGACACGGTCTTCGCCTGCATGGTGATCATCGCCGTGGTCACCCTCGGCGCGGAATACCTTATCTCCCTGCTGGAGAACTCGCTGCTCAAATGGCGGCCGCCGAGCCGATCTGAAGCACAGGCGATCTGACGTTCGCCGCCGACCATTCCACTTACCCATCACCCCGAATCCTCAACATAAACAAAGGAAACGTACGTCCATGATGAAGAACAAGATCTACGCCGTCGGCGCTGCCGGAGTGATCGCACTGAGCCTCGCGGCCTGCGGAACCAGCTCCGGGAGCGGCAGCAGCCCCGCAAGCGGCGGCGCTGCCGGCGACACCAGCTCGATGCCCACCGTGAAGCTCATGGTTGGCGGCATCGACAAGCAGATCTACCTGCCCTACCAGCTCGCTGAACAGTTGGGCTACTACAAGAAGTACGGAGTAAACGTCGAACTCTCGACCGAGCAGCACGGCGGCGTCGGAGCCGAGGACGCGATGGCCTCGGGCCAGGTCGACATGACCGGTGCCTGGTACATTCACACGATCGATTTCCAGGCCAAGGGCAAAAACGTGATCAACCTCGTTCAGCTCTCAGGCGCCCCGGGGGAACGGGTGATGTGCAGCCCCAATGCCAACGTCAAATCCGCAGCCGACTTCAAAGGCAAGACCATCGGGGTCACCGACCTCGGCTCCGGAACCGATGAGCTGACCCAGTTCCTCGCCTCGAAGGCGGGTCTCTCGACGAAGGACTACCACACCCTCGCCGTCGGCTCCGGAGCAACCGCGATCGCGGCCATCCAGCGCGGCACCGCCGACTGCGTCATGACCACACAGCCGACCGTGGGTGCCCTCGAGACCAAGAACCTCGCCGTTTCGACGATCGACCTCGCCACCGCTGAGGGAGCCAAGGCCGCCCTCGGCGGTGAGGCGCCGGCCGCCGGCCTCCTGGCGCAAGCCGACTGGGTCAAGACCCACGAGGACGCGGCGCAGAAGGTCGTCAACGCACTGGTGGAGACCATGCATTGGATCAGCAGCCACTCGGCAGCAGAAATCGCCGACAAGCTGCCCACCTCTTACGTCCAGAACAGCACCATCAGCAAGGACCAGTACGTGTCCGCGCTGGACAAGGACAAGGGTCAGTTCCTGCCCGACGGGATCATGCCCGCCGGCGGCCCCAAGACGATCTTCGACATGGAGAAGACCATCGGCGTCGACACTTCCAAGGTCAACATCTCCGACACGTTCACCAACAAGTACGCAGACGTTGCCAACAAACTGTTGGGCATCACCCCCACCACCACCCCTGCCGGCGCCGACGGGTGACCTCATCTAATCCCACATAAAAGGTATGGGCGTCACAACGCCACCAACCAGTGACACCCCCGATCGGCCTGCGTGGTACCCCACGCAGGCCGATCGAACCTCTCTCCGGCCCCGTCAGTTGAACGGCGGAGACGTCCATCGCCCACCCCCCCCGTCGGACATTCGAAAGCGATGGCCAAGGCATTCACGCCACCTCAACGCCGATAATAGAAGGACACCATCATGGACGAAACCGCCCCGTTCCGCCTCGACATAGTCGTCAGCGAGAGCCAAAACAGAGATGACCAGCTCGCCGACGCCGTCAACCAACTGATACCCGCGGCCCTGGAGCACAGGAATGGAATACTCGTCACCCGACACGACACCGCCAAATACACCCTCGAGGTACACCCTTCCGTCCCCTGCGGAACGATCCACGAAAAAACCGCTCCGAACCATAAAGGCCCCCAACCCATTTGATCTCAACGCGGCCTGTCCCGTCACTGAACCGTTCTAACCCCTTCGAAGACTGGCTCATTTCTCTTTTGGAACCAAGTCACGCCGGCCTCGCAGGATGCACTCCGTTGATCCCGCCACTCATGTGCCCGTTGGCCACCTTGGCTGGTTGCACCCGGGCAGGCCCAAGAAATAGCTGGCTTCTGATGATGCGCCAGGATCGTTGCCCCCACGTTTTCGGGTTCAAAAACCGGTCCCCGAGCAGACCATCAACACTGTCTGCCGGCCCTTTGCCGGCACGCGCGGGCGCCCATCCCGCACTCCATCGCAACAGTCAGCCCGAAAGCCGGGCGCGGGAACAGCGCCCATGCGGGAGGGAGCAAGATGGCGGTCAAGCCACCCTGCTCCCTCCGACGCTCACCTGAAGCCCTCTCTGCAGCCGTCGATCCCGCCCACATCAAGGACCCCCGTGAACGGGGGCTCGTGAATTCCTCGACTGCCCGACGCCAAGCCTGCACGGCGTCCGGTAACGATCGTTCGCAAGACGCCGTTTGAGACCCCTCCCGGCCCATGGAATGCAAAGGCTCACCGTGTAATGGTTGCCGCGTACGCACCATCGCAACGGGTACCTCCCTTCGCGATACACCAAATCCGCGAAGGGTTCCTTGGCTACGAACCGGCCCGGTCGCCACGGCCCACGGCTGATTTCTGGTGAATATTCACGCTAACGTCGGATATTTCACTTTTTCACAAGCCACCCCCTGCAGGGCGTGGCCTGCTCAAAGTTTTGCCGAATACGGCCCCTGGTGCGACCGTACTCATCAGGTCCGGAGTACCTAGGCTCATAGGCGGGGAGTTCGCCTGGTTGGGGCACATCCCAACCTGACGTCAGGCTAGTAGCGAAAGGCTGTCAGGATAGGATCTCATTCCCTTCCTGCTGACAACAGCTCGGGACACTCTTAGATACCAATCTGACTGACGGTTCGTCCACCACTGCAGCTCAGGCGGGGGCTTTCATGAGTGGCCGCACCTTGACTACCTGTCCGACAGGTGCAATCCGTCCTTCACGCTTAGCCTTGGCCACGTCATGCAGGGGAATTTTGTGTTCCTGTGTCTAGGATGAGCGCAGATCACAATCATGGGGGAATAAATGTCGGAATCTGAAGCTGTCGTTCATGGAATTGCGGTTCTTGATATCCATGAGAACAAGTGGGCCATTTGGCAAGTTTCAGCGCTGGCATTGACTGGTTCACTGAGTGCCTCGGCCACCAACGCGGTGATTACTGATGGTTTTGATGAGCGGGTCTTCCACAGCCTGTCCTACAAGCGTCCGGTCCTCCTGACTTCCCGCGCCCGGAAGCATTGCACCGAACCAGCGGTGCTGGAAGCACCCGCTTTCGATCCCGAAGTCTTTGTCAGCGACTGCGCGTCGTGGGTGGATTTGCTTCAGGACATGTTCTGGGCAGAAAACGACCGCAGGGCCGCATACAACGCCGGCAAGGTCAAAGAGCGGAAGGAAGCCCGATCCGCAGGTGAACCGCTTCCTCAGTACCAGCGGCAGGCGCCCCTGCTCGACATCGACTGGCCAGCACCGCCGGTCGCTTCGGCTTGGGAAAGCGCAGTGGAGTGCGTAGAGCCGGTGAACAAGGAAGCGCTGCGGGTAGCGAACGGGTGCGTCAGGCTCCTGAATTATTGGCTGGAGATCGAAAACGACCGGCTGCGGAGGTCTCGTAAGTACTTCAACGGGATCGGCGGACCGTCGGTGCGTTCCTGGCCAGTTCCCGCGACTGCCGTGGGAGAACCGGCCGAGTAAGCCGGTGTCTGGCCTGCGAAAACGGTAGCTCAGAGCCGAATACGACGGAGTTTTAGGTTGCAACAGGCGGCCGCCGTCCCTGCTGCGACCGTCACGGGCTGGAGCCGAAAAATAACGGAGAACGTTTGGAGAACAGTGTTGTGATCCGCGAATGTGAGGGGACCTTGTGGGGATAAGTTTTACTGCCATCGACTTCGAAACCGCGAACAGTGTGTGGGGATCGGTGTGCGCCGTCGGTCTGGTCAAGGTTATAGACGGAACCGTCACGGATCGGTACTCGACCCTGATTCAACCCCCGGAAGGCCTTTACGACTTCCATCCCATCAATGTAGGCAAGCATGGCATCACTGTCGATGATGTCGCTGACGCGCCCAGCTGGTCACAGATTCTCCCGAAAATCATGGCCTTCGCCGGTGAAGACATCCTCGTTGCTCATAACGCCGGATTCGACCTCGGCGCCCTCCGCCAGGCCTGTGACTGGACCGGGCTGGAGTACCCGGACCTCAAATACATGTGCACCTTGGTCATGTCCCGCGCGGTGTATAACTTTCCCGTCCACAAGCTCAATTGGCTCGTTCACGAGCTGGGACTTGACTCGTTCGAGCATCACAACGCCGTCCAGGACGCACTTGCCTGTGCGCAGATTTGTTTGGACGTAGCAGCTCGTACCGGGTCCGCGACAATGGAAGAGCTGGCCGAAGCTACTGGAACTCTCCTTGGAACGATAAGTCCCGAAGGATGGCGGGGAGCTACGAAGCGACGGACATCCGACCACAACGGAACCCGGACCCGGAGCTCGTCGACGTCTCCGAAGGCATCCGATATCGAGGTAAACGCTGCGGCAGACCCTGACGGGGCGTTGTACGGATCGGTCATCTGTTTCACGGGAACACTTCAAACCATGTCGAGGGATCAGGCCTGGACCTTGGTCGGTGCACGGGGCGGCCAACCTTCGAAGGGTGTCACACAGAAGACCACAATCTTGGTCAACGCCGACTTCGACCCGAGTAACGTTCAGCCCGATGAGTCCTACACCAACAAGATGCGCCGAGCAATCGACCTTGCACGCCAAGGCCAGCGCATCGAAGTAGTTAACGAAACAGAATTCCTCGAAATGCTGGCGATCAGCGACGAGGAAGCGGCACAGTCCAGACCGGCATTATCCTCTGGCCTCAGGAACCTCCCGGACCATGTCGTTATGACATCCCGCAGGTTGAACCAAGAAAACATGGATCATTTCGCATGGCAGGATGCGGTCCTGAAACATCCGCACGGCCGCGCGGCAGCCGGCGACTCGTGCTGTTACTGCGACGGCATCATCGCTGACAAGGTTCCCTGGAAGATCCGGGACCGCGGGCTGTGCAGCAGCCGCTGCAACCAGTTGCTGATGCGCGCAGCAAAACGACTGTGGCACAGTGAAGGCATCGGCGTCCTTGCTTCCCCGTCGCAGGCTGAGAACGGATTCCTGGTGACGGCGGACTTCCCTCAGAAACGGGTTAGTGGTCCGCGGGTGATGGGCACGCGCGGCGCAGGAGACTTCCCCTACGAATTTGACCGGTACCCGGTGGTCGGTGATGTGGTTGAACGCCATGGCCACCGCACAGAGTATTTGGAGCTGAACGATCCCAGGCTCCCCGCGGGGCGGTTGCGTATGGTCGCGAGCTGGCTGAGGGCCATGAATATGACCCTTCACTGATGGTCGCAGTGGTACACACCAATAGCGGTGCTGTCGGTTACGCCAAAATCACCTCGAACGGAACGCCCGACCGCGTCTACCTGCCAGGCGTCTTGCTCAACGGGGATGTCCTGCGCTCCCCGTTCGGACAACCCGCGTCGGGCACTGGAACCGCCCTCGACGGCATCAGCTTCCACACAGAATTTATTTCCCACGTTGAGGACGGTGTGGGATACAGGTGGGAGGCCCAGGTGTGGACTCCGCTTGCCCACTCGGCTTTGTGGACTCACGAACGCATGGCTGCCTCCAGCAACTCCGCCAAACGTAAGCGCCAGATGACAGTTTCCTATACCGCCCGTTCAATGGGCGCCGGTACTGACGGGCATCTCGAAAGCGTCTACGCCGCCCACGGCTGGACGTGCCACTTCTGCTCCACTGAGATCGGCCCACTAGTAGCGTGGCCTGACCCGTCCGCCCCGTCACTCATCGCGACATCCGCCCCCAAGGACGGCACGCTCAATATCGGGGACCTTCGCCCCTCCCATTGGAAGTGCGCCATGGACGAAGGCTCCACAGGAGCTCTTCCACGCATACTCTCAAAAGCATGATCGATCCGACTACGCCGCTGCCGGATGTGCTCTACCGCGCCTTGCCCGGCGCTCAAGCGGTCATGAACCACCGAACCACCAGCGATGCTGATCGCTGGAAAAAGCTATTGGCGGACCGCGGGCTCTCAGCCTCGATCCACCGGTCGGGGTTTGATTGGGTGGGGTCGTTCTGATCTTGGTCCGGTTTGGTCGATGGGCATGAGGGGGTTGCCGGCCTTGCTGCCGGTGGTGTTCCGTGGTCCTGGTTGCGCCGGATCGGCTGGGTGGTCAGATGGTGGCAGTACGTGGTGGCCCGCAGGCCGCTTCGAAGAGGCGTGACCAGCTGGTTTCCCAGGGCCAGTGAGCGGGCAGGTGCAGGACGATTTTCCGTGCCGAGGTCGCGATCCTGGCGGGGACGGTGATGAGTTTTCGGCGGATGGTTCCGCTGCGTGCTTTGCCCAGGTCAGGGCCGGCAAGAGTGCCGATGGCGCGCGAGAGGTTGAATGCGATGCTCGCCAGGACCAGCCAGGCTGCGTTGGCGGTGAACTTTCCCGAGGGCAGGTGCGCCAGGGCACTGTCTTTGAGGTCCGCGTTAATCTGCTCGATGATGGCGTGCTGGCGGTGGGTTTTGTCTGCGGTGACGGTGTCCAGGGCGCTGGTGGTGAAGAAGGCGTGGAAGCGGTGGGTGTCGAACAGGGTCTGTTGCCCTGCGCCTGCTTTGGCGTTCAGTTCCGGGATCCGCCGCACGACCAGGCGCCCGTGGATGCGTTCGGCTTTCTTCCGGCCCACGAAGGCGGTGAAGGCGGTTTCGGCGACTTCCGCCGAGGAAATCCAGGCCCCGGTGGTTTCATCGCGGACCGCGTCGGTGTACTCGATGGTGGTCCAGGCGTGCTCGTTGATGGTGGCGATGGCGCGTTTGACGGCCGGGTCCATCCGGGCGGTAATGGACACTTTCGCGCCTGCGCGGTGGGCAGCGGCGACGACCGGGTGGCCGTAGAAGGCACTGTCGGCACGCAGCAGCACCAGCCCGGTGGCATCCTTGCCGCGCAGCCGTTTGACGGTGGCAAGGATGTCAGCGATGAACTTCCCCGCCCCGCGCGGGGAGCCGGAGCTTCCCTTGCGCAGCCTCGCGCCGATGATGACCGGCGCCGCGGTCGCGGTCGAGAGGATCCCGATCAGCGCGTTCAATCCCCGGACCCCGGAGTAACCGTAGCCGGAACCCTGTTTCCGGTAGCCGTGGACTTCCTTGATGGTGTCGTCGATATCGACCAGAGCGTAATCATCGATACCGGAGGTGATCGGGGCCACGGCGGCCACGTTCACCAGCCACCGTGCGGCGAGGGCGTCGAGCTGGCGGACATGGCCGAAGGTGAACGAGCGCAGGAACGATCCCAAAGTCGACGGGGCATATGCACCGGCGAAAAGTTTCTTCATCCCGCCGTGACGCAACAAGGCCATGTCATCGATGGAATCGGCCCCAGCGACCATGCCCGCGACCAGCGCGGTGACCTTCAACCCCGCATTCGCGCCGAAGTATCCGGGCAGCGTCAGCCACTGATCAGCGAGTTCGCCAAGGCAGGTTTTCACCGCCAGCGCCATCGCCGGGACCAGACCTGCGGCCGACACGAGGTTGGAATCATCGAACGCGGCTGACACGCGCGTGGATCTATGGAAAAGTTGCACTTACGAGATGCCTCTCGGATTGGCCAAACGGAGTTCTAGACAAACCCCATTTTTCCCGATCCGACAGGCATTCTCCGTTTAAACCGCCGCTACAACCTCAACCCGACCGGTGGATCGAGGCTCAGTACCCGCCGCTTTTGACGTGAACTCCGGACGATTCAGGATTTCACGAGCCGAAGTATTCGCCCTTGGCGCCGTTCAGCCTTCCCCGGAAGTGGCGTTGCCGTTCCTCTTAGTGTCCATGGCCTGGGGCCTTGGATTGCGGGCTCCCCGACTCAAGGCGCGGCTAGATGCTATCCAACGCGATCCTGACGGTACCGCCAAGAGGCTAACCGAGGCGTGGGAATCGGTCCGTACAATCGGGGATCCAAAACACGCATACCGGATCTTGACGACCGAACGCGGCGCTGGCCGCATCTCGATGCTGGGACCAGCATTCGCCACCAAGTTCCTCTACTTTGCCCAAGGACCGGAAGCACATCCATACCTCCTGATACTCGACAAGGTGGTGGCCACAAAACTCCGACCGTTCGCCTGGCGAAACTCCCCCACCGAAGGTTGGTGGCCTGAGACCTTCGCCAGTTACTGCACGCTGATGGAAAACTGGGCACGCGAAGCCACAGACCGGGCACAGCGCCACGTGCGCCCTGACGAGATCGAGTACACGCTCTTCCGCAGCTAGGCTCCTTCCTTGACAAGGGTTAACCACCCCTTCGAGCTTGCGCGGGCCTGACTGGAGGGGATTGGCTGTGACCGAAGGAGAAGCTGCAATGCCATCCAACTCACATCGAAAACGGCAACAGCCTGTACGCGACGAAGGCGCCCTGTCGCTGGCGCATTTACGTCCAGACATCGCAGCGCAATGGGATCCGGAAAAGAACCTCTTTCCTCCTACGCACGTCCGGCCGGGAAGCAACCGCCCCATATGGTGGATCTGCGGCAACGGACACTCCTGGCTTGCTGCCCCTTATACGCGAGTCAAGGGGCACGGCTGCGCCTCGTGTAAAGGCATGAACGCCACACCAGAAAACAACCTCGCGTCCTCACGGCCGGATCTGATGCCCACATGGCACCATCAGCGAAACCAGACCGAACTGGGTCTGGCCCCCACAATGGTGTTGCCCGAGTCCAACAAGGACGTCTGGTGGATCTGCCCGAACGACCCCAGCCATGAGTACGCTGCATCCCCCGCGGCTCGCTTTCGCGGATCGGGGTGCC
It contains:
- a CDS encoding ABC transporter substrate-binding protein, which produces MMKNKIYAVGAAGVIALSLAACGTSSGSGSSPASGGAAGDTSSMPTVKLMVGGIDKQIYLPYQLAEQLGYYKKYGVNVELSTEQHGGVGAEDAMASGQVDMTGAWYIHTIDFQAKGKNVINLVQLSGAPGERVMCSPNANVKSAADFKGKTIGVTDLGSGTDELTQFLASKAGLSTKDYHTLAVGSGATAIAAIQRGTADCVMTTQPTVGALETKNLAVSTIDLATAEGAKAALGGEAPAAGLLAQADWVKTHEDAAQKVVNALVETMHWISSHSAAEIADKLPTSYVQNSTISKDQYVSALDKDKGQFLPDGIMPAGGPKTIFDMEKTIGVDTSKVNISDTFTNKYADVANKLLGITPTTTPAGADG
- a CDS encoding sensor histidine kinase — translated: MSRASVAPRLGAGGLSLTLTTQILLGSLSLLLLTVVLGGLLFTLISNQTLERQYQLRALGIATTTAQMPEIRSALAAEDPTHIIDGLAREITGAAQSAYVVVTDRNGIRFSHPDPALIGHKLEEPVAALDGQTHVGFNQGSLGRSANAKAPIFGADGSVIGQVSVGIEETQVFENEVQNIWLITGFSALVLALGVGVSLLLARRIKRVTFNLEPAEIASLLQEREALLHGIREAVVGLDDDGRVTVINGEARRLLQIEGVALGKPVAELIPEGRLRDLLTGKIPGTDQVALTQDALLVVNRMPVSSAGRSIGSVVTLRDRTEIESLVRDLHSVRGLMEAMRALEHEYANRMHIVDGLLEMGDVDQAKSYVSQVSAMSRSLGEGLRARIAPPELAALLLAKITVAAEQDVQIEVSPESRLEHPPMDQTELLTIVGNLLDNAVDALAYTPRPRTVTVQFDDADGVFIAVRDNGPGIPADKIDQVVVDGYSTKDPRPGMRRGIGLALVARIVHRAGGTLDVFPGPGGNFEVWLPANPAPPDKDRRGGH
- a CDS encoding ABC transporter ATP-binding protein, with the protein product MDANHHHRPPAAPERAEDAAGIDIVGLTKRYLTPKGEIFTAIRDVNLKVEPGQFCAIVGPTGCGKSTTLAQVSGLEQPSAGSVSVHDQIVDGITKGVSYMFQADALFPWKTVLGNVLIGPVLLGTPKREATVLAMDWLRRVGLAGFEDRYPHQLSGGMRKRVAMAAALINNPRILLMDEPFGALDVQTKAIMQNELLQLWEELRPSVLFITHDLDEAVALADKVVIMTSSPGTIKDVFDIDLPRPRGDVQQIRHEGRFLELQGRIWESLKDEVTRAYKQTAGAAA
- a CDS encoding IS1380 family transposase, with translation MQLFHRSTRVSAAFDDSNLVSAAGLVPAMALAVKTCLGELADQWLTLPGYFGANAGLKVTALVAGMVAGADSIDDMALLRHGGMKKLFAGAYAPSTLGSFLRSFTFGHVRQLDALAARWLVNVAAVAPITSGIDDYALVDIDDTIKEVHGYRKQGSGYGYSGVRGLNALIGILSTATAAPVIIGARLRKGSSGSPRGAGKFIADILATVKRLRGKDATGLVLLRADSAFYGHPVVAAAHRAGAKVSITARMDPAVKRAIATINEHAWTTIEYTDAVRDETTGAWISSAEVAETAFTAFVGRKKAERIHGRLVVRRIPELNAKAGAGQQTLFDTHRFHAFFTTSALDTVTADKTHRQHAIIEQINADLKDSALAHLPSGKFTANAAWLVLASIAFNLSRAIGTLAGPDLGKARSGTIRRKLITVPARIATSARKIVLHLPAHWPWETSWSRLFEAACGPPRTATI
- a CDS encoding ABC transporter permease, which encodes MTTTTHRGALTREEPTEQQDSARRAMRRRTMWIWIGRIVVAVIVIGGWQWFTAVGWVDKFFFGQPSGIWTSLVQLFTEGTAFGTIWENLWITVQEAFMGFLLGTFVGVVLGILLGSNKYLSAVVGPYIRIVNSIPRIVLGSIFIVAFGLGTFPKVLLAAVLVFFVVFFNAFQGVREVDQNLVGNVRVLGASPFQVAVHVTIPSAMTWIIASLHSAFGFAIIGALVAEVLGAQHGIGLIISQAQGTFNPDTVFACMVIIAVVTLGAEYLISLLENSLLKWRPPSRSEAQAI
- a CDS encoding exonuclease domain-containing protein: MCAVGLVKVIDGTVTDRYSTLIQPPEGLYDFHPINVGKHGITVDDVADAPSWSQILPKIMAFAGEDILVAHNAGFDLGALRQACDWTGLEYPDLKYMCTLVMSRAVYNFPVHKLNWLVHELGLDSFEHHNAVQDALACAQICLDVAARTGSATMEELAEATGTLLGTISPEGWRGATKRRTSDHNGTRTRSSSTSPKASDIEVNAAADPDGALYGSVICFTGTLQTMSRDQAWTLVGARGGQPSKGVTQKTTILVNADFDPSNVQPDESYTNKMRRAIDLARQGQRIEVVNETEFLEMLAISDEEAAQSRPALSSGLRNLPDHVVMTSRRLNQENMDHFAWQDAVLKHPHGRAAAGDSCCYCDGIIADKVPWKIRDRGLCSSRCNQLLMRAAKRLWHSEGIGVLASPSQAENGFLVTADFPQKRVSGPRVMGTRGAGDFPYEFDRYPVVGDVVERHGHRTEYLELNDPRLPAGRLRMVASWLRAMNMTLH